The Palaemon carinicauda isolate YSFRI2023 chromosome 7, ASM3689809v2, whole genome shotgun sequence DNA window AACTAAGCCTCGTTACAAAGATGTAACTGTAgtcatttattttaatgaggcgcatttgcaccgactcgcagcggtgcccttttagctcggaaaagtttcctgatcgctgaatggttagaattatcttgtccaaccaatcaacgatcaggaaatttttccgagcaaTTAATGGCAACCCTGCGAGTCTGTGTAATTCTGCCTTACtaataagaattgactatagtctctgATAATTCTCAgcattacttactttgatggctgcttttccggtcccatacagcagaggaaccccactctctacaggacctccactgtcgttttgccttattcgttcagagtatttaacgattcatatctcatattcttcatttactgttaaatcgtcactgtcaaaagacccatgaaataagaaagtcttcagtttcctcttgaaagccttaatgtcttcaatcattcgaatgtttcgtgggacctTATTATAGAGTCTCGGGgcctcatatttaaaggctctagagcctaaagtagacataaatctaggttccaacagtttgaagccatctgtaactattctcgtgtcgacacgatttgttggctgcgcaatatgtagcaattctctaagtattttggacgcccggttctgataacttggtgggtcattgtacatattttaaattcaatcctcgctttaatcggcagccagtgtaaatcaattagtaaaggGGGTgatccttttatcagtcttgctcctttgtttaatatgttttgtaatttcttaagttgcacttttggtaaattgtaatagagttgcaatagtcaatcctggtaataacacgatttatcacaagtttctttatagaattttcgtctagatacttttttataaacgcaatatttcttagatgataaccagcagttttattacaatatttatttgggcatttagagataggttgcagtcaagaaatacacatagatctcgaactttactaagtaacagcaccgagtcattatttatgttcatttgaatatcacccaactttctcacgctgtttctcttgcccaccaccatgaatttagttttattttcatttaattttagttgtttaaatatcatccattctctaacactatcaaggattcggtttagagttgcagtagtgtcatctatatcatttatggagaagtaaaattgtgtgtcatctgcaaatagtttaaacttcacgccatgcctttgtagtattttcgatagatgcagaataagattgggccaagtacactcccctggggtaccgctctgtttaagggttcatatgatgaataagagtttccaatttgtacacagtagtttctaccaactaagtagtcttttaggtattcgaaggcttgatattcaacgccgatggaccgtagatcatttagtagcagttcatacacaactgtatcaaaagcagcactgagatcgagcagaattaagataccacgttttttttttttttttcatttctagcatatcatttacaacagagcagatggctgtctccgtagagtatagttttctgtaagcagattggttgtcagccaaagcttctattacttctaagtggctgactagttgttcaagaattacacattcaagcacttttgagataaaggatagatttgaaataggtctatatgagcttaattcctggtagttcagtgcatttttcagaactggtgtgactatagccattttctcagatttagtgtgcccgagtgtacgctcaagcaagattATGAGACTGCAAACTTGAAAATTAATGAGGGGatactgaaaacagtatatttttgcatAGATTAAATCATGGAAGCATGAAAAGGCAGAaacagagccaaaaaaaaaaaaaaaaaaaaaggattaaaacgCATAGGGTGCAAATAACGCTGATTCAGCTCCTAGAGGAGATTGTGACTTGGACTGCTCTGTTCTGTGACTTGAAGCCACATGATTTCAGGTGTAACTTTTTTCTTGAGGAAAAATGCATTCTTTTTACCAGCTGCTTTTTGCCTCCTAAATCAATTTATAAATATTGGATCATTCAGTATAACAAAATTTATGGGCCATTTTGATCCAGTGCATATGCTCACTTGAAAAACATGTGGCTTGAAGGCCTGTCATGAATATcataggcaaaggacagtgaaaatgccctagcaaTTCAATACCCGAGATTCTgaccatatatcaatatgatcagcatccaagagcCTTTTCtactcaagctgggaccagggagggccaggcaatgactcagcaggtagacccataggcttcctccaaaacccacatccttagcacacaaggatggtgaggtttcagacactacaagaatctgtCACCAAGTACTGTAGTGATAATTACTAAACTCTTCCAAGTTCCCTGCAATTGTGTTTATTCTGTTGAAAAGGTTCAGGTATAGTTCCTTCCTTAGAAACTTCCGTTTAATCCAGTTTATTTGCTTCCTGTTGTTTCTCAAATTCACCATTGTTTGTCAAACTCCATCTTTTGGTATCCTACAAATGCTCAAACTCccaacatagatttttttttctttttttttttttaatgttctctcGTACCTTTTAAGACAAATACTGTACTTGTCCCCCATTGAACTCACGAATAAAAGGCTTGATCCTTAGCTACTTCTAATTCCAGTAACACTTTCATTGTTGTGACAAAAACAATTTAAAGTCTGATGGAAAACCACGTTAATTTTTCAAAATCTTTACTCTTTATTTACAAAATTGTAACGGCAACAAATTTTACAACACCACAACAAAAACACTGTAAGAAATCAAATTTCATCTACAGCCAAACAAACTTAAATAAGGTTGCTTCCAAGGTATGCAATCGTAATGCTCTGTGgctatagtacatttcttttagcgatgcatatttgcaccgactcgcggcggtgcccttttagctcggaaaagtttccggatcgctgattggttggacaagataattctaaccaatcagcgatcaggaaacttttccgagctaatagggcatcgctgcgagtcggtgcaaatatgcatcgctaaaagaaatggactatagtgtaataTAAGGGCTTCAATTTCAGGCACAAGGCAGCCTATATTGGAAAAGATAAGGGTTATTTGGTTTAATGAACAAGCAATTAAAGCAGTGGATCTAAGACTAGTTTAATTAAATCAATACTTGAAAGGGTCACATCGACACATGAGGACCAGTTCTTAATTCAGTTCGTTTATTCACTATCGAACATAATGAATGTAGAAATGAGGTAAATTCACAATATAAGTGAATCGTAACGTGCATTTTTATCTTAAAAATGGTTTAAGCTGAATCAGTTTCACTATATAAATACAATAACAACTCTTTACAATTCACATAAATGATATGTATGTCTAAATGAAATGTAGTATGTACAATGCTCTATTGCTATGTAGTCGATTTGCCTAAATCTTTTTCGTGATCACTAAAAATGTCAAACACACTTGAGGAATTTCAGGTCTGAATAAAATATGGGttccttactaaaaaaaaaaaatgtatttgcatgGTTATGAAGTTTGTCGTATTCTGTATACATCAAACTTGATACACTTTAATTCTGTGCTCACACACTCACATTCTTAGAATTGGTGACCTTTCTTTCTGAAATCATATCCAAGTTCAGGTTCAGGGTTGAGGCATAGCTTATGCAACAGcccctctataacgtttacatcgtttccagaagtctaaaattactgccagatctttgctcagacagcgtctataacgttcacAACTCTACCAGAAGTTTTAAATTAccgccagatttttgctcagacaacatctataacgtttacaactcttccagaagttTAAAATTacagtcagatctttgctcagacagcgtctgtAACGTTTACAAATCTACCAGAAGTTTTAAATTGCTGCCAGAttattgctcagacagcatctataacgtttacatcgcttccagaagtttaaaattacagccagatctttgctcagacagcatctataacgtttacaacgcttccagaagtctaaaattacagccagatctttgctcagacagcatctataacgtttacaactcttccagaagttTAAAATTacagtcagatctttgctcagacagcgtctgtAACGTTTACAAATCTACCAGAAGTTTTAAATTGCTGCCAGAttattgctcagacagcatctataacgtttacatcgcttccagaagtctaaaattattgccagatctttgttgaggcagcatctataacgtttacaactctacCAGAAGttttaaattactgccagatttttgctcagacaacatctataacgtttacaactcttccagaagttTAAAATTacagtcagatctttgctcagacagcgtctgtAACGTTTACAAATCTACCAGAAGTTTTAAATTGCTGCCAGAttattgctcagacagcatctataacgtttacatcgcttccagaagtctaaaattattgccagatctttgttgaggcagcatctataacgtttacaactctacCAGAAGttttaaattactgccagatttttgctcagacaacatctataacgtttacaactcttccagaagttTAAAATTacagtcagatctttgctcagacagcgtctgtAACGTTTACAAATCTACCAGAAGTTTTAAATTGCTACCAGATtattgctcagacaacatctataacgtttacaaatcTACCAGAAGTTTTAAATTGCTACCAGATtattgctcagacaacatctataacgtttacaactctacCAGAAGTttaaaattgctgccagattttTTGCTCAGACaaaatctataacgtttacatcgcttccagaagtttaaaattacagccagatctttgctcagacagcatctataacgttcacaacTCTACCAGAAGTTTTagattactgccagatttttgcttaGACACCTGTAAACATGTACCGTAAGCCAGAGTTAATTTTACATGAAACATAAAGTGTAGAACTACTAATGTttgttacataaaaacaaaatttgcAATAAACCTCTATAATTTATCTTTCTATTATACTGTTTTGCCTTTTCCTCCATAtcaggtttaatatttcttttttttttcttttctaaatttctttcaatgaataaaaatgatcctatcattttctttaggtcttcctcgtaggGTTGTTGAAGCTCAACCAATAGAGAATTGTAATTTACAATAGCTATACTGGCTGGGCTTGTGATAGACAATATCAATGATCTAAGTTCTACTAATTAAACATGGTTTTTACCTCTAGTCGTTGTGTAACTAAACCACCTGGCATTTAttgttttatcattaatttttttaaaatggcTGTGCATGAAAATCCAGAGGTAAAAGTGTAGGCCTATTATCAATAAATGAATTTTTACAGGTGTATTTTGAATGCTAACATATCAGAAATGATTATGTAATCACTAAATTACAGTATACAGCAATCCTATGAAGTTATTAGTATAATTTCTACAGAAGAGGAGAGGAGTTATAATTGCTATGAATGGTGTCTAAACTAATGACTAAAGTAGAAGTGACGTCCCATACAAAATTCAATGTAAGAGaaaatttcaaaaagaaataaaaagagaatatttcaaatagaaataaaaagataaaacttcaaatagaaataaagcaTCCTAATTAATATAAGTTCAAATCTTCTCTTACTCTCAGAGTCAACCCAAATAATTTCCGATGAGATTTTGTCTTGCTTCTTAGCTGTTTTCTTCGTTGTCCGATTCAGATTCTGAAGATGAATCAGAATCTGAGTCGGAATCAGAGCTTGATTCAAGTTCTTTGAGCTTTTCAAACTTGATTCTGAATAACTTTAAATCTAAGTCAGCTAAATGCTGTAAAAATCCATTATTTGGGCGGATTTCTCTACCtgcaaaagaagaataaaataaactCTAAGAATATTCATCAATTTaggttcatacatttttttttttattaaattttccagTTTCAAACAGTTTGATATTGTCAatgaattttaaaatgaaaataaagttcaaAAACGTATCTGAGGACAGAATTAACACTCACTTTCTCTCAAAAGAGTTAGAGCTTTAGCTGCTGTCATGTTTCGCTTCAACATGAGGAACGCTGCAACAATTGTTGCTGATCTAGACCTACCCTGGCGGCAGTGGACCAATACTGTGCCTATTGggataaaaagagaattaaacTGGTTATATAATGGGACTTTTATGTTTCAATCCTAGAATTGATGAATAATAAAGtaacaggagtctttttatagtttatatatgacatatctgttttggcgttgttaatagtttatttagacacatctgttttggcgttgttaatagtttatatatgacatctgttttggcgttgttactgtttttagaatgatttattgttgatttgttctcattatttatttatttccttatttccttccatcactgggctactttttcctattggagcccttgggtttatagcatctcgcttttccaactagggttgtagcttggctagtaataataataataataataataataataataataataataataataataataataataaaagtttaactcTAGAGATACGAGTGTTTAGGATTATTGATGGAACCCAATTGTTTATTTGATTTCTCATTATGATTTATTGATTAGTTTTATGATTAAAGGGAGTCTTAGCTTTTTCTATTCTGATATTTCCCTTTTGTAATTTTATAAGTACTATACAATATTTTCCTTAAAAGAACTTGTTTCAATGCATCTATAACTATTTATCCTATAAATATGTGTAAAACATTTTTAACAAAGGGTGTGTTAATAGTATCGTAGGAGAAAAATTAAACATGgtttgattatattatttaaaAAGTTAACAACACAATTGGAAGCAAAACTTCTTTTCAAATCTTTCACCTtgcgataaaaagaaaaaaaagaaaaaaaaaactgaactatGATTTATGAGTTTCCTGGCCTAACTGCATGACCCTGCTTGGTCCAGTCAGTGTTTTATTGAATAACCATCAACAAATATCTTTATTATTCTGATTATACAACTCTGTTAGatcaagagaaataataataaaactctgaGTAACTTGAAATATTTCATACTGTATTAATTTTCCTTCAATAAAGTCTAAATATTactgataaaaaatatttaaatttttggtaattaatttaacttggggatttttttttttttattatttcatttggcCATGTTTTGAATATATTTTCCTGTTTGGGCTTAATCTAGTGACTCCCATCTCACTCTGTTGGACAAAagcttactgtctattaaatttcttatcactGATCTGTATATTAATCTCTGGACTGTTGTCCACTTAGTTCTTTGAGCATGTTGTAGGCctataagatttttcattactctggcCATCTTTGCTCTCAGATCTCCCAAGACTGTAGGAACCTGTAAGTGGAGCtatttatgcagttaattctaacagtcactTTTCTCCATCATGAGAATTAATACTACagtccactggaaattcttttccagctgtgatcagattacaAAATTACGGTGTTTAGATTTGTTACAAATGGTTTGCTGTTGAACGGGATAAtgtgtctcttttcatagtttatatatggcagatctctaacggtgttactgattttaaaatatcttatatttattattcattacttttcatatatagcttattattattctttatcatgTTTCCTCACAGAgcaactttccctgttggagccctagggattattattattattattattattattattattattattattattattattattattattattattatcatatttcctcagcaattttccctgttggaaccctagggcttataccatcctgctttcccaattttGGTTGTATCTAAGCTtctactatatacagtatgtatgtgcgtgtgtctgtatgtgtaattGAAGCAAATCTAAAGGAACAAAAATTTTTTGTAAATCATATAAACTCTCTTGACATTCAAcatgtcaaaataaaaataaactaataaataaaacttaatacGGGCATAGATGCAGCTAAATTCAAAAGAAACATTTTATACATAGTCTTGGGTCTTTGACTTTAAATACGTCTGTAAGTGTAATTGAAgcaaatcaaaaggaaaaaaaaaatgttggaaatcATATAAACTCTCTTGACATTCAACatgccaaaataaaaataaactaataaatgaaACTTAATATGGGCATAGATGCAGCTAAATTCAAAAGAAACATTTTATACATAGTCTTGGGTCTTTGACTTTAAATACGTCTGTAAGTGTAATTGAAgcaaatcaaaaggaaaaaaaaaatgttggaaatcATATAAACTCTCTTGACATTCAACatgccaaaataaaaataaactaataaatgaaACTTAATATGGGCATAGATGCAGCTAAATTCAAAAGAAACATTTTATACATAGTCTTGGGTCTTTGACTTTAAATACGTCTGTAAGTGTAATTGAAGCAAATCAAAAGGAACAAACATTTTTTGGAAATCATATAAACTCTCTTGACATTCAAcatgtcaaaataaaaataaacaaataaatgaaacatAATATGGGCATAGATGCAGCTAAATTCAAAAGAAACATTTTATACATAGTCTTGTATTTTTAAATACCCAACGTTTAACAATGGAAAGCTTATAACTGTAAAATAGATACGATACAGTCGATACTAAACACTTGTGGTCCGCCATATTGGCAAGAGCCAACATAACGTTTGCTTAATTTACACATACCAGCCAAACAATTGCAGATATAAACATATGCAGTGATACAATACAAGGTGCAATTACTAACCTCCAGAATTTATGGCTTCGTCGATGAAATCAACTGCCTTTTCGAAATGAACGGTGATATTAACGAACGGGAGATCCAAGAGGTCTAACCCTAGGTAAGTGATAGTAGGACTCTGAAGGTACGAAGGAAAAATTCCCAAGATTAGATCTAAAATGCCGTTCTATTTTTAGGGTTATTAATAAGAGAAATATCATACAAGGAGAATTTCAGCATTAGGCACAAAGCCCTAATGTTAGTTAATCTGTTTACATTCATGAAAGTCCACATTACATTCATAAAAACAGACAGATATCAGTAGTCTAAGTATTATCAATTTATTAAGTAGAAATACATAACACAAGTTATTACAAAACACTGCATAATAATTAATAAGATACATACCTTATAAAACTCTGGTCCTGTTTTTACACGGGCTGGTCCCGCCGTGTTGTCTGCGGCGTTTAGTATGTGGGTGATGCCATTGCGTAAGAGGTAGGCCTCGTTCATGGCTGCATCactagaagaaagagaagaaaataaagttaATTGCTGCAATGGCAAATTTTATCTTGAAATATATGAATAGCAAAAGAAATGTTAGTAAAAATAGACTGATTTTTCTTTACCATATATGAAATTTCTTCAGTGTCCTTTGCTTGCAaaatattttccaagagaatatatagggtgatgtgttcacgacccggacagtaaaatgaataatattcataaaaaaaaagttattgagctacaggagagattttgtgcttaaaagaaagtttaactaatgccccatcttatgctatgagtttcatatctgtagatattatattttgggttttacagccgtttttaaaatccaaaattctctgtTCGCTGACCTCAGTTTTTCAGCTTTTGATATTACTATTACAGCACTCTCTTCTCGTCGGTTACAGCTTGTAAGAGACCTTAATACATTGAAtctaaggatattaataataattgatacttTTCAGCTCAGTAATTAAAAAATGGAAGTCACCAAATGAAATCTTATTACTTATGATAATGAAACATGTTGTATACCCTCAATAGTTGCTATTTTCAAAACACTAATTATTTTCCAAAATAGCCCACATTACAGAAGTTAAAACTAATCACGACAGCATGAATTGTTTATTATACCAGGTAACAGGCAGAAAATTCTTTCAACTTAATTTTGTCTGGTGGATAGACACATGTAGGCCTACTGCTTTGTATGTAGCAGAGTTTCTGcattattttaatcatcaggaagcgatttttaacgtttcagatgctgtcttagcaaaGGTTTTGCATTAAATTTAATTACCAGGAAGCggttttaacgtttcagatgcttttTTTAGCAGAGGTTTTGCATTAAATTTAATCACCAGAAAGCGATTTTAATGTTTCAGATGCTTCAAAGTAGAAAtagcctataattttttttttttcataatctcaaaTCTTTTATTTTAGAATTGGGTTATTCCAAgtctagaaaaataaataaagacatttgCAATGAGTGACAGATCCAAAGATTGTCAACTAAAACCTTGATATTATACACAATGTTTGCATATACATTATCATTGACTAAATCAGATGTACGACTGATGCTCAGACAGCTCATGAAATTCTCTCTGAATCAAGTTGTGAGGTTACAAATTATCTATTGAATCATGTTgccacgcacaaaaaaaaaaaaaaaaaaaaaaaaaaaaaaaaaaaaaaaaaaaaaaaaaaaaaaaaaaaaaaaaacttagctgcATGGTTCATGTGAAATGTACATACATAATTCTACGTAATTCAAGTGAAACTCTTgcatgtacataaatacacacctGCTCTTAATGAAGGGTCATACAGTAATTTCCTTTATACATACAATAATTTCCTTAAATACCAGAAAATTGTCAAATTGTGTAAAAACTTTACTGCTATTCTTCACCTCAGAATACCTTGGGCCATCTTCCTCAATGATTGATGAAAAGAGCTACTTTCTCACACAAGACACTGATTCCAATTCAACTTTTCTTTGCTTAGAATGTGGCTTCTCAGTTAACAGATCTATTCTTTAAATCCACTCATCATGAAGGTGATGGATATTCAAGTTAAAAGATAATACGTTTTACTGTTTAggcctaatctttttttttttttttttttttttggcctcgaGAGTATGATCATTGAAGTGACTAAAGCAAAGGCTACAAAATAATTATAACATTTGTACTcataatttattgttaaatttgtttTTAACAGTTGCAAAGAGTAATAGACCAGCAACCTTT harbors:
- the LOC137643849 gene encoding dual specificity protein phosphatase 3-like, with protein sequence MGMQGRFRGLEFPSYFDELKDIVTTIEPRFRIIPEMRQHVSRFTDGADMDLVYPKLYLGDCDAAMNEAYLLRNGITHILNAADNTAGPARVKTGPEFYKSPTITYLGLDLLDLPFVNITVHFEKAVDFIDEAINSGGTVLVHCRQGRSRSATIVAAFLMLKRNMTAAKALTLLRESREIRPNNGFLQHLADLDLKLFRIKFEKLKELESSSDSDSDSDSSSESESDNEENS